Genomic window (Geotrypetes seraphini chromosome 6, aGeoSer1.1, whole genome shotgun sequence):
CAAAATAGGCAAAACagaaattcaagaaaaaaaattgtaaaatattgCAAAACTTTACTGTCAAAGATTCTATCTCTCAAATGACAGGAAAAACAGACATCTGATTACTAATGATCTATATAAAAACAAATTCACAGATTATTCAGTCTTAAAACAAACTGTATAGAAATGACTGCCCAAAAACAGTTTCACTATATACATGCCAAGCGTTGATCAATCATGACTGTTCTTTTCTGTGGTTGTGCTTGGCTAAGTTACAGAACAGTCTATCACAGAATACAGTCAGAATAAACAAGATTATCTGAGTTAAATGTTTATAATTTTACAAAACAATTCTTTGCTCTCCATTTTAACCTGAACATTCAACAGGTATTTTATTCAACAGCTTGGAATGTAAACATTAAGAACCATCATGTGAACTGTTAATAAGATTGTCTCTGAAACATCAAAGTATCTCTAATacttatttagattttttttttaaactaaaaactgTTTACCTATATGCTACCACCACCAATGGAGGTTTTTATAGCACATAAAAGCTTCTCATGTGAATGAGCAAAAAATTTTGACACTTGCCATTAATGCTAAAATGGCATCTACATTATTAGAAGTTAATGTGAACTTTAAAACTCTTTTATAGATCCCCAGCTAAATCGTGTtttgcaaaaatatataaaagtttATCAGCAATGAGAAATCTTAATTGTAGAAAAATTActtttccatattttttttttaatttatccatGAAATATACATAATGTAATTTAAGGGAATCACTAATTACCCATCCAAAATACCAGTCAACAAAATAAGCTCCTCAGCAGTGCCTACATCACAAAAATGCTTTGCGATACATAATAGCAATGGctttttctgctttcctaatTTAGGTATGCCAGACAAGTACAAAGACAACCCTGAAAAACAGAACTATCTTGAATTATCAAAAAAAGCAGTTTGGTAAGATGAACAGGTTAGTATCTTAGACACCTCAAAGCAAAATCTCTCTCTAGGGACTGAATGACCTTGTTTAACACTTTCCCTCTGCTTCAAGTTCGATAAAAAGTCACTAAATATTGTTTTTAGATCCAGTATTTTATGAAACATCCTCAATCACTTCTGAATTACATGAAGGAAGAACGTCTTGAAGCTCTACTTTATCTGCATACAGCTTGATGTAGGTGTCCACCATTAAATCTAAATCATGTTTTATATCATAGTTTATGTTAAGTAAAGCTAAGTTGCTTGATCTTTCTTCTGATGAGGTGTCTTTCAAATATGCCTTCATTCGCTTTCGACCAGtttcatatttttcattttcaacCTTTATTATTGGAAGGATACAAAGAACTTTCAGCAAAACATAAACATTAGGGAAAAACTTGATGTCGGGCAAATGTAAAGCTTCATATATTGTAGCTGGAAGCTCCACATCTTTTCCTCTGTGCTTCCATTTGATCCTCCAGCAATGAAGCTCTGCCGAAAGTATGTCAGGATTAGGGAGATCACATTTGTACATCTCTGTATGATGCTCTTCTGTGGTACTAAATTTTAGCTGTCCCATAACCGAAGGCACCAAAGATAGACATTTCAGTGCTTTCAAATGTTGCTCGGAAAAAATATCTTTTAGTTCTTGAATGATGTGCTCCACAGTTGGAATACTAAGTGCCTCTTTGTAGTAGTTTTCCGACACTATCTCAGGTTCCAAGTTACCATGTTGGGACCGTCGAAACCTTCCAGGAAGTTTAATCTGGATATCAAGCTTTGTAGCTAGGTTGGTGGCTTCTTCAAACCAAAACTCATGATAAACTTCAATGTTCTCCATTACTTCATTGAGAGAATGCAGCACGGCTGTTAAACTGCTGGCTGCAATGAAAACATCAGATGTTAAACCCTGCAAATTCTTTCCAAAAGCTCTTGTAAAAGAGAGAGCATTTTTCAAAACTACAATAGTGACAATAAAGTCAAAGTCCGTCAGTCCATTTGATAGTATAAATGCTTGACTAGCCATATAAGTGTTCCATCTGAAAGTGGTACCATTATTGATACCATCCAAGCACAGCACTAGCGCTTGCATGAGATCCACCATAATCTCAAATGTATCATGGCGGCTTATCCACTCAGTATGACAAACCTCTTTTAACTCCTTAGCTTTTTCCTCATTGCTCTGAAAAAGAATAGAAATGGCATTTTCCAGTTCTGCTATCAATTGTGGTGACCGATTAAAATATAAACAAACGTCCTCTATTAAACCCAGGGCAACAGAAACTCCAGTGACAGGAACGGATTTTGCCAACCACATATTTAAGGCACAGGACGAGCAGAGTGTGTATATAGCTTGAGGATACTTCTCTAGTAACCTGGTAGCCACAATTTTCATTTTTGAAGCAAATCCACTGGAAACTACATAGGCTTGACCTCGACAATATTCCATGTTTAGTCCCCATTTTTCTGTAATAATTGTATGAAATTTAACAGTTAGTATTTCTGCATCAGGCTCATATGGCAAAAATCCCACAAATTCTTCTCTTAGATTATTAGATTCATCTAAAAATCTAACAAACACTGGTAGGTGCTCCACATCTGCTATGACTATCACATCATCAGTGACTATTGAAAAGAAATTAGAGTCTCGTATTTCTCGAAGCATCTCCTCTCTTATGCAGCTCTCACAGATCTCCAGCATTTGTTTCTGTTGTACTTTGGAACAATATTCCAGATTCACAGCTGTCATTTCAAATCTCCTCCTGAGAACTTCATCTCCAGCGTTTATTCTGTATTCCAATAGAGCCTGGAAGTTATCAGGAGTAAACACGCCCTCTGGAACTTCCATAGTGTGGCCATTCAAAGGAATATTTTGCTTACCCATCAGGATCAAAATTTCAAATAATGATCTTAAGTAGTCTctgttttccttctcttcctgtgTTAAAGGTGATATtaaatctttttctccctcttcttcAAGAACTTGAATATCGCTTTCATTAGTTACTAAATTTCCTTGTTCCTGTTCAGTTGCTTcatcaactaaaaaaaaacaaccccaaaacaccAGAATGATAAATATGTAAAACTTACTGCAAAATACAAATAGAGAAACTAGGCAGAGATATGCTTCAGAACGTTTTCAAACACAAGTTTGTAAAAAGGATGAGTAGGTGATGGGGTGCATGGGGAATTGGGGAAGATGTTGGGCTGTGTATGCTTTGGATTAGGAGTGTTACATGTCTGGGGACTGGCAAGAGGTTGTGATGGCGATGGTGATAGTGGTGGTGGTCTGTGTGCCATATTGCCATTAGCTGCTTCTATTATTTTTCCAGGCTTCACCTGCCTGCAGGGCTTTATGCCAAACTGCTGATGAGGAGGGGTTTTCAGACTGCAATTATGGTCAGTATTAACAGTTGTTCATAGAAACTAATAAAGATGGCCTTAAAGTGCTATGTTTGAAGTAAAAACTGCCAATGTTTCTGATAAATTTTCATCCCTGTGGGATAAACGAGGGAAGGCAAAAGCAAGCTCAAGCTCCAGCAAGAATGGGACTCTCAGCCTGCAGTCACTGTGGCCATGCGTCACAACCCCCTTGGGAAGGAAAAGCCATTTCAGACTTCAGCCCCACAGTTCCCGCTGAAACTAGGCCAAGGTGCAAAGCgagaatccattttttttttttttttaagttctcggTGGCTGCAGAGGAGAGGAGCCGAATCGGAGGAGGACGGGCAGTGCAGAGGAGAGAGGCAAGGTCGGAGAGCAGAGGAGACCAGACTGGAGAGTAGAGGGGAGGAAGCtggatcggggtagcggcgagaggtagctccgcccacccccaccgcatcagaggtcgcatcggagcccgggctcccctttaagagaaggggagccaacggcgcgcagccgttcagcgcgcggcaaaggcgctcgccttagcgagagcacccttgcgaaggagccttgagaaggagccaggagctcAGGCCGCCCAGCAGCAAACTTCTTTTCATTCTCATACCCCTTCTTTTCTtactcattcttctcttctctctctactctttcagctagctgcaccaCACACCGAGGAACTACAGGAAAGAGAAAAGTAAAATGGAGGCAGCAGGAGCCCAGCGGAGTTTCCCAGTATATTGCATCGggtgtcatatgtacgactacctcccctccgggaggcaggcgtacaaaTGCGGtcagtgtcaggaactggaaagcctgaagaaggaggtcgggagactgcagatcaaggtccaggagctggagggactccgcaccTCAGAAGAACAATTCTGGGCAACTGAGGATTCCACCAGAGAGAACCACATCGAGGagcaagttagggagctcgagagatacatcgaggaggcctgcaggatggtgcaGGTACAGGATCATCAGCATTACAGACGGAAACCAACAAATGGAGGACggaatccaccagacgccgggggacaggaaccaacagatggaggacagAATCCGCTAGACGCCACGGGAGAAGGACCTTGAGGAAGAACCGAGCAGGCAGAGGAGGCAGAGACCCACAAGAACCCAGAGGGAGAATCTGCGGACCGCACCAAagatacagacctgagaccaaaAAGGAAGCTGAAGGGGAAATCAgcaatcgtagtgggagactcaatcctgagagaagtggacagtcacatagcaggagggagagaggaccggctagtaacatgtctcccgggggcaagaacgaaggacatcaccaacagaatcgagaggattctggaaggagctgagacggaggagacagcagtgataatccacgttggaaccaacgatgtcagcagaagaaattacaacaggactacactaactgagcagttccagaccctgggaaggaaactgaagctgaggacaaggaagatagctttttctgagatcctgccagtaccgaggggggatgcgaggaggcagaccgagctgcaagcaataaacggatggctgaggagatggtgcaaagaggaaggtttccactttgtaaggaactggaccactttttggggaaagaacaagctcttcaggatctggattggccacttgttggaaacaggaaactggactagatggaccattgatctcatccagtatggctattcttatgatggAATGTGTGAAACAGAAAATAGCTTTCTAGCATTCTGTGTGGATGATGTTCTTCTATATGATAATGAGATTAATGAATCAATGCCCTCCGAACTGAGAGATTTGAGAGGTATATGGTAGTTTTTGGTTATAAATGTAAATTTGGATAAATTTGAAATAGGAATATTAAATAATTGGAGGTGAGAATTTCCAGCAATTTGCAAGATTTGTATGGTTTAAAACTTTTCTCCAGCACTGAGACATTTCAAGGAGGATGCCCGGAAATGGGAGCGATCCATCTCGAGATGGGTGGGGAGAGCTAATGCCATCCAGATGCATTGGCTTCTAAGagtatttgtatttttttgtatgaTCCGTGTTCCCATCCCTCAAAGTTTTTCCTAGAGGTGGATGCACTAGTGTCTAGCTTAAATTTGGGGGAGGAGACAACCTAGGCTGAGTCTGCAACAGCTGAAGGGTGAAGAGGCTTTGGAGTACCAGATTTATATAGTTACTACATGGTACCATGGATTGGACTGCTTGTGCAGTGAAATCTGGACCAGTATCGGATAGGAAAGAGTGTGGGTTCTTCTGAGGATTGGGATCCATGTGTTGGGTATAGACTGGAGATGGCTGTAGCCAAGTGGCAAGTGAGGGGCCAAATACAGAAACTAGTGCGGGTGACACTTTTCTTGGGGTGCCCAAAGCTACTAAAATCGTGGTATCAGTGCAAACAATGCTAAAGAGTCACCCTTGAGTACCTTTTTTCTGTTGTTTACCGAGGGAGTATTTTAGATTaccttatatactcgaatataagccaagatttgggagccaaaaatggggggtctcagcttatatttggatcagcacacccccccccccccgtggaccTGTTGCAAACCTCCGCTGCCATTAAGACCTTGTGGTCCAGCGtcaggccaggacaggagggatactTCCGTCTCCTGTCCCGGCTGTGACAACTTTTACCTCCCTTCCGCCTCCCCTGCATATCTTTCAATTCCATGGTGATCCAACGGTAAACTGAGGCAGGAACAAACTTTCTGCATTCCTCCACCGTGCAGatctgctccctgaatggctgacCCAAGTTCTTGGGGGTAGAGTTCATAAGGCTAATGTTGATAAGTTGGTGGGAGAAGGAGTTATAATGTTGGGATGTTTTGTTGTGGGGAGAACCTGGACTTGAGGAGGCAATATTAATTGTATTTGTACAGGAAATTCCAACTAAATTCCACTTGTACATAGTCTTTGTGATAACTGGAATTTACATATACAAATGTAAGCAAACACACATGTATTTATCAGCATTTAAAGATGTAGAGCTCCGTGTGGTGACACTCTTTTATAAAATTCTTGGGACTTCCAGGTCAGGACATTCGGTTCTCCAATTCTTATGTAGAAGTCCTATGCAAAATGGAATTTCGTATACAAATTAAGTTATACAATTAACCTACTTACGTTTTCTCTGCTTCATAGTGTTTATCTCCTCTTCACTctaggaagagaaaaaaagaggcaaTTACTTGCCTCTCATATTTTGTAAGACAGCATCACTTATTGATCAAGTCCAAGGAGCTTCTAGAAGTTTAAACACCAAAAGGTGGCACTAAATAAATTTGTCGGTTCCTTCATGGCAGGAAAAAATAAAACAGTGGACATCGTTATTTCTAatcacttttagggctccttttacgaaggtgcgctaagtgttttaccgcacgcactggattagcgcgctagccaaaaatctaccgcctgctcaaaaggaggcagtagcagctaacgcacgcagcaatttagcacgcgctattccgcgcgttaaggccctagcgcggctttgtaaaaggagcccttaatttcttaTATAATCGCCTACAAGCTCAAAAGCTATCTAAGCAGTGTGCATGCAAGGAGGGGACATGTGGTTATTTAACTACAGTACTAGGAAATTATCTTTGGAGAAAACCAAATAAGTAAACACCTCTCATCAAGGATAAGCATCCCTAAGTGAAGTGATATATTTAGATGGTTAAGGATTGCCCTGTACCTCTGTCTGCCTCAGCTCCTTCAAGTTTGCTACTCTAGCTTTAAGAGACCGGACTCTTTCCCTGAGAGCAGGAGCTCTTTGCATTGAGCACACACCTATAACCTCTCACCAACCGTGAattcggtgacaggtcaaaagcgcgcgacaacccagcgcagacaattgagcgcaaggtggaagcgcgccgaagaaaaacagtattttaaagggctctgacggggggtgtgggggggaaaccccccactttatttagaagagatcgcgccggcgttgtgggggttttggagggttgtaaccccccacattatactgaaaacttcactttttttttgcatagagctttttggaccccagttcttttacagaagttggatagctctaggtctaatagatgctggcattgtagtttAGAAGCtgagactttagatcatttaatttttttctgtccctatataaatgccttttggaagttaatttggtcccaaattaattcattgttagaaaatcatgttgccctttcctatgatactattttatttggtacatctatgagatttaagagtccaatttcagcaaataataataaacttttactaatactgacaggggttgccattcaacatattactggaaattggaaggattatactaaacttaattataccttttggtggaattcagtctgtcatatttataaaatggaaagagtgcttgctatacagcaagaaaattatcataattttaaaaagatttgggggccattgattacatattctaatgatcagacaccttaaacaCCTTTTTATTATATGAGGATAtaagtagggtgggattgggatatatgatatttgttttaattggtttattactaatggatgggatgggtggggaggggttctttttatgctttgatgattataaataagaatgtcaagttaTTTGTAAaattgaatattatacacttgttgtaagatatgaaaacgaataaagattaaaattaaataaataagagagaTACAATTAAAACGTACTAGTTCTTTTATCCTCTTCCTATGCCTGCTGTGTGGATTGTTCAAATGACTTGTAAGATCAAATATAGTAGGTACAGCATTCTCCCGCAGAACGGTTCTATAAGGGCTCTAAAATgaaaacaaacttttttttaaaaatcatctctTACATAACCTCCTCTTTAATCTTAAATGCAATTCACAACCACATCAGGCATCCCATAACACAGGACATACACCGAAAAGAAAAATGTTAACACTGTGTGCAACACATCTGCCTATATACCCATTTTTGAGCTATATAACAAAAAAGATTACCTGTGACAGGTGTTCTCCAAAGATAGCAGGCATATATTCCCACCCTCCCGACATGGAAAACGTTTTTTCTCACAGCCATCACCTCACCACGAAGGATCGGTGAACTGCATGCAGCCTTTGGTTACCTGCTACCTTTACACTCAATTTTTTACTAATCGTGTCCAACTCTGAACACACCCAAAGTttttgcctaaagtggtttcagacttCCACATTAATCAAACAATCATTCTAccctccttttttccaccttCGCATGACACTCCagcacagcggtctcaaacacgcggcccacgggcatgtggctctccaggtgttatttgcggcccgcggtctggacgcgatcaatagcatttctcttcccctttcccttccttttggagcagcagcgtgtctggccggctcgttctgttcaaagccacgggttggcagctcctcgcgctatccactcctgcatcggaagcctctctgatgtcacaacatcagagaggcttcagacgcaggcgcggatctcgtaaggagccgccacccgcggctttgaacggaacgagccggccagacacgctgctgctccacaaggaagagaacggaaggggaggggaaagagaaatgcttctgctacataggaaagggggaccctagagaaatgctgctgctgctgctgttcagggaaagggagagggaggaaaaggggaagagaaatgcctctcctgcacaggaaagggggaagggaaatgctgcttctgttgttgctgcacccaattggggaaagagaggggaggaaggagaagggagaggaaagggagggaaagacagatgccagaccatggaaataggacggaagaagagagagataggaagggaaggtaagacatggaaacgtagattttgaaaagaaagcagaaaaattgaacattaagttaatgccaaagatggatgcaaggcagaaagtgaagacggagagaaaaacagtcaaaggacaagaaggccctggaaacatagttgaaagcacagaaaaataaagtcaccagacaaaaggtagggaaaataattttattttcaatatagtgattgaaatgtgtcagttttgagaaagaaaagatattaaactttaaatgtgaggactgcagaaaaaatagagtacttggagggccgcagaaaaattagttaatgccttattaaagaaatgacaattttgcatgaggtaaaactctttatagtttatatatctttccttttaactgttaaaggaaagttttataaactataaagagttttacctcatgcaaaattgtcatttctttaataaggcattaactattttttctgcggccctccaagtacctacaaatccaaaatgtggccccccaaagggtttgagtttgagaccactgctttaatatGAAGCACAAGTCATACTTACACTTCTACAGATCATTGAAGTCTCAAAATGTTGGGCACATAGTCTGTAGTGTTTATTCAACTGATCTGCTGTTTTATCCTCTAAATCTGCTCTCCGGCAGTTTTCCACCCATTTCTTACATCTAAAAGTAAACCACAAACTTTAATCTCAGAAATTCTAAACATACAGGTTTAAATCCTATATAGTACATTCACTTAATATGAAACTCTGCTCTAAAGTTAACCTATTCATTGCAAGTTTAGTGATTTGATCACttaaggatccttttactaagccgcgttagggctttaacgcgcagaatagcgtgcgctaaattgccccgcacgctaaattgctgcccGCACTAGAtattaacgccagcattgagctagtgttagttctagccgcatagtgcgggtttagcgcgtgctaaaatgttgcatgcgctaaaaccgctaacgtggcttagtaaaaggagcccttggttttatgTGAAAAATATACATTGTTCTTGACTGAATAACAGTCATTTTATAGATTCACCCCTATTTGAGTTGGCCAAAAGCTTCCCAAGCTTAAAAAGGCTACAACTTAGAACGCTATCTAGCATACATCAGCCATTTTTTCCCATTCTGCCTAGTCTAAAAGAATATATAATTACATATGAGAAATGGTGTGAATCCATACTCTTTGGGCAACATGTTCAGGTATGAAtgcaaaaaatatttaaaataatttatagtcTGTACTTACAAACAATCTAGATGGATTACAGTAAAACACATTAGAAAAGTTATCTTAATTAGATTTATACACATAAGAATTTGGGAGCTTAAACGAAAAATTGTGCATCTTACTTGATATTTTTCATTCCTTTAgttgcagcagatgaatccaaaaaCTTGTGGCTTATGCCCATCAACCAACAAATGGGAGCAGAGAGCCCACTGCACTGAGCTCTGTCCCATAGGATGGAATG
Coding sequences:
- the THAP12 gene encoding 52 kDa repressor of the inhibitor of the protein kinase isoform X2 → MPNFCAAPNCTRKSTQSDLAFFRFPRDPARCKKWVENCRRADLEDKTADQLNKHYRLCAQHFETSMICRSSPYRTVLRENAVPTIFDLTSHLNNPHSRHRKRIKELSEEEINTMKQRKLDEATEQEQGNLVTNESDIQVLEEEGEKDLISPLTQEEKENRDYLRSLFEILILMGKQNIPLNGHTMEVPEGVFTPDNFQALLEYRINAGDEVLRRRFEMTAVNLEYCSKVQQKQMLEICESCIREEMLREIRDSNFFSIVTDDVIVIADVEHLPVFVRFLDESNNLREEFVGFLPYEPDAEILTVKFHTIITEKWGLNMEYCRGQAYVVSSGFASKMKIVATRLLEKYPQAIYTLCSSCALNMWLAKSVPVTGVSVALGLIEDVCLYFNRSPQLIAELENAISILFQSNEEKAKELKEVCHTEWISRHDTFEIMVDLMQALVLCLDGINNGTTFRWNTYMASQAFILSNGLTDFDFIVTIVVLKNALSFTRAFGKNLQGLTSDVFIAASSLTAVLHSLNEVMENIEVYHEFWFEEATNLATKLDIQIKLPGRFRRSQHGNLEPEIVSENYYKEALSIPTVEHIIQELKDIFSEQHLKALKCLSLVPSVMGQLKFSTTEEHHTEMYKCDLPNPDILSAELHCWRIKWKHRGKDVELPATIYEALHLPDIKFFPNVYVLLKVLCILPIIKVENEKYETGRKRMKAYLKDTSSEERSSNLALLNINYDIKHDLDLMVDTYIKLYADKVELQDVLPSCNSEVIEDVS
- the THAP12 gene encoding 52 kDa repressor of the inhibitor of the protein kinase isoform X4, whose product is MICRSSPYRTVLRENAVPTIFDLTSHLNNPHSRHRKRIKELSEEEINTMKQRKLDEATEQEQGNLVTNESDIQVLEEEGEKDLISPLTQEEKENRDYLRSLFEILILMGKQNIPLNGHTMEVPEGVFTPDNFQALLEYRINAGDEVLRRRFEMTAVNLEYCSKVQQKQMLEICESCIREEMLREIRDSNFFSIVTDDVIVIADVEHLPVFVRFLDESNNLREEFVGFLPYEPDAEILTVKFHTIITEKWGLNMEYCRGQAYVVSSGFASKMKIVATRLLEKYPQAIYTLCSSCALNMWLAKSVPVTGVSVALGLIEDVCLYFNRSPQLIAELENAISILFQSNEEKAKELKEVCHTEWISRHDTFEIMVDLMQALVLCLDGINNGTTFRWNTYMASQAFILSNGLTDFDFIVTIVVLKNALSFTRAFGKNLQGLTSDVFIAASSLTAVLHSLNEVMENIEVYHEFWFEEATNLATKLDIQIKLPGRFRRSQHGNLEPEIVSENYYKEALSIPTVEHIIQELKDIFSEQHLKALKCLSLVPSVMGQLKFSTTEEHHTEMYKCDLPNPDILSAELHCWRIKWKHRGKDVELPATIYEALHLPDIKFFPNVYVLLKVLCILPIIKVENEKYETGRKRMKAYLKDTSSEERSSNLALLNINYDIKHDLDLMVDTYIKLYADKVELQDVLPSCNSEVIEDVS
- the THAP12 gene encoding 52 kDa repressor of the inhibitor of the protein kinase isoform X3, with translation MPTFGNTDGPMEHSILWDRAQCSGLSAPICWLMGISHKFLDSSAATKGMKNIKCKKWVENCRRADLEDKTADQLNKHYRLCAQHFETSMICRSSEEEINTMKQRKLDEATEQEQGNLVTNESDIQVLEEEGEKDLISPLTQEEKENRDYLRSLFEILILMGKQNIPLNGHTMEVPEGVFTPDNFQALLEYRINAGDEVLRRRFEMTAVNLEYCSKVQQKQMLEICESCIREEMLREIRDSNFFSIVTDDVIVIADVEHLPVFVRFLDESNNLREEFVGFLPYEPDAEILTVKFHTIITEKWGLNMEYCRGQAYVVSSGFASKMKIVATRLLEKYPQAIYTLCSSCALNMWLAKSVPVTGVSVALGLIEDVCLYFNRSPQLIAELENAISILFQSNEEKAKELKEVCHTEWISRHDTFEIMVDLMQALVLCLDGINNGTTFRWNTYMASQAFILSNGLTDFDFIVTIVVLKNALSFTRAFGKNLQGLTSDVFIAASSLTAVLHSLNEVMENIEVYHEFWFEEATNLATKLDIQIKLPGRFRRSQHGNLEPEIVSENYYKEALSIPTVEHIIQELKDIFSEQHLKALKCLSLVPSVMGQLKFSTTEEHHTEMYKCDLPNPDILSAELHCWRIKWKHRGKDVELPATIYEALHLPDIKFFPNVYVLLKVLCILPIIKVENEKYETGRKRMKAYLKDTSSEERSSNLALLNINYDIKHDLDLMVDTYIKLYADKVELQDVLPSCNSEVIEDVS
- the THAP12 gene encoding 52 kDa repressor of the inhibitor of the protein kinase isoform X1, whose amino-acid sequence is MPTFGNTDGPMEHSILWDRAQCSGLSAPICWLMGISHKFLDSSAATKGMKNIKCKKWVENCRRADLEDKTADQLNKHYRLCAQHFETSMICRSSPYRTVLRENAVPTIFDLTSHLNNPHSRHRKRIKELSEEEINTMKQRKLDEATEQEQGNLVTNESDIQVLEEEGEKDLISPLTQEEKENRDYLRSLFEILILMGKQNIPLNGHTMEVPEGVFTPDNFQALLEYRINAGDEVLRRRFEMTAVNLEYCSKVQQKQMLEICESCIREEMLREIRDSNFFSIVTDDVIVIADVEHLPVFVRFLDESNNLREEFVGFLPYEPDAEILTVKFHTIITEKWGLNMEYCRGQAYVVSSGFASKMKIVATRLLEKYPQAIYTLCSSCALNMWLAKSVPVTGVSVALGLIEDVCLYFNRSPQLIAELENAISILFQSNEEKAKELKEVCHTEWISRHDTFEIMVDLMQALVLCLDGINNGTTFRWNTYMASQAFILSNGLTDFDFIVTIVVLKNALSFTRAFGKNLQGLTSDVFIAASSLTAVLHSLNEVMENIEVYHEFWFEEATNLATKLDIQIKLPGRFRRSQHGNLEPEIVSENYYKEALSIPTVEHIIQELKDIFSEQHLKALKCLSLVPSVMGQLKFSTTEEHHTEMYKCDLPNPDILSAELHCWRIKWKHRGKDVELPATIYEALHLPDIKFFPNVYVLLKVLCILPIIKVENEKYETGRKRMKAYLKDTSSEERSSNLALLNINYDIKHDLDLMVDTYIKLYADKVELQDVLPSCNSEVIEDVS